In Halanaeroarchaeum sp. HSR-CO, one DNA window encodes the following:
- the hisC gene encoding histidinol-phosphate transaminase has protein sequence MQPRDLAAHEEYVAGRGIEEVARELGRDPGEFVKLASNENPLGPSPAGVAAIRDIADEIHHYPKAVHADLVAALANRWDVADEQIWLANGGDGALDYLGRAMLDPGDAVLVPDPGFAYYGMSARFHHGTVNTYPVTEADGFALSPANVFETYDGERIVYLTSPHNPTGSRFSLEDVTTIAEGTDEETLVVVDEAYGEFTEAPSAVELLDDRDDVAVLRTFSKAYGLAGLRLGYAIVPGAWADAYAKVNTPFAASAVACTAGLAALGDDEHVEKTTDLVRWSREYMRERLEASTYESHGNFVLAEVGDASDVTETLKQRGIIVRDCSSFGLPEHVRITCGTKRETKRVVSALNEVLAE, from the coding sequence ATGCAACCGCGGGACCTTGCTGCCCACGAGGAGTACGTCGCCGGTCGCGGTATCGAGGAGGTCGCCCGCGAACTCGGCCGGGATCCAGGGGAGTTCGTGAAGCTGGCGTCGAACGAGAATCCGCTCGGCCCGAGTCCCGCTGGCGTCGCGGCGATTCGGGACATCGCCGACGAGATCCATCACTATCCGAAGGCGGTCCACGCGGACCTGGTCGCCGCGCTGGCGAACCGGTGGGACGTCGCAGACGAACAGATATGGCTGGCCAACGGTGGTGACGGCGCCCTCGATTACCTGGGCCGGGCCATGCTCGACCCCGGCGACGCCGTCCTCGTTCCCGATCCTGGGTTCGCGTACTACGGGATGAGTGCACGATTCCACCACGGGACGGTCAACACCTACCCGGTCACCGAGGCCGACGGCTTCGCGCTCTCGCCGGCCAACGTCTTCGAGACCTACGACGGCGAGCGTATCGTCTATCTCACGAGTCCCCACAACCCCACGGGGAGTCGTTTCTCGCTCGAAGACGTGACGACCATCGCCGAGGGGACGGACGAGGAAACGCTCGTGGTCGTGGACGAAGCCTACGGCGAGTTCACCGAGGCCCCGTCGGCGGTCGAATTGCTCGATGACCGCGACGACGTGGCCGTCCTCCGAACCTTCTCGAAGGCGTACGGCCTCGCCGGTCTCCGACTGGGCTACGCCATCGTTCCAGGCGCGTGGGCGGATGCGTACGCCAAGGTGAATACACCGTTCGCCGCCAGCGCCGTCGCCTGCACGGCAGGGCTGGCCGCCCTCGGGGACGACGAACACGTCGAGAAGACCACGGACCTCGTCCGCTGGTCCCGTGAGTATATGCGAGAGCGCCTCGAAGCCTCCACCTACGAGAGCCACGGGAACTTCGTGCTGGCCGAGGTGGGTGACGCGAGCGACGTTACCGAGACCCTCAAACAGCGGGGCATCATCGTGCGCGATTGCTCGTCGTTCGGCCTCCCCGAGCACGTCCGGATCACCTGTGGGACGAAACGGGAGACCAAACGGGTCGTCTCGGCACTCAACGAGGTGCTGGCCGAGTGA
- a CDS encoding CDP-alcohol phosphatidyltransferase family protein, with amino-acid sequence MTLDRLRPLATRALRPFVAGAVRLGLSPDGVSVIAFVFAVVAAAGFYVATPLAYLLGAFFVFLNGWLDLLDGALARELDVDSRAGDLLDHVLDRYADVIVVGGLAAGIEQYALGFLAVTGVLLTSYLGTQVEAVGLSRQYGGLLGRADRLALIGLVGFAMAIVPRVGGMSLVAWLLVLFTVVGHLTALQRFWGAWRDLAA; translated from the coding sequence ATGACCCTGGATAGACTCCGGCCGCTGGCGACGCGAGCGCTCCGACCGTTCGTCGCGGGGGCCGTTCGTCTCGGACTCTCTCCTGATGGCGTGAGCGTAATCGCGTTCGTCTTCGCCGTCGTCGCTGCCGCGGGGTTCTACGTAGCGACGCCGCTCGCCTACCTGCTGGGCGCGTTCTTCGTCTTCCTCAACGGGTGGCTCGACCTCCTGGATGGCGCTCTTGCCCGGGAACTCGACGTCGATTCACGGGCGGGCGACCTCCTCGATCACGTCCTCGACCGGTACGCGGACGTGATCGTCGTGGGCGGCCTGGCCGCGGGCATCGAGCAGTACGCCCTCGGGTTCCTGGCGGTTACCGGCGTCCTCCTTACGTCGTACCTCGGCACCCAGGTTGAAGCCGTCGGGCTGTCTCGCCAGTACGGCGGGTTGCTCGGGCGGGCCGACCGCCTGGCGCTCATTGGCCTGGTCGGGTTCGCGATGGCCATCGTCCCGCGGGTCGGTGGCATGTCCCTCGTCGCCTGGTTGCTCGTGCTCTTCACGGTCGTCGGCCATCTCACCGCGCTGCAGCGCTTCTGGGGTGCCTGGCGCGACCTCGCGGCGTAG
- a CDS encoding adenylate kinase family protein, with translation MRLAVTGTPGTGKTTATDRVETDLDVVHLNELIRREGLYTEVDEDRESVVADLDAVATRLEGLDDIIVDSHLSHYLEVEDVVVLRCEPGELERRLRRRGASAAKAAENAESEALDVILSEAVQGHGEDHVYEVDTTDRSPEEVAEEIERILQGDVRPSAGTVDFTGYL, from the coding sequence GTGAGACTCGCGGTCACCGGCACCCCGGGGACGGGAAAGACCACGGCGACCGACCGTGTGGAGACCGACCTCGACGTCGTCCACCTGAACGAACTCATCCGTCGGGAGGGGCTCTACACCGAGGTCGACGAAGACCGGGAGAGCGTCGTCGCCGACCTCGACGCCGTGGCGACCAGACTCGAGGGGTTGGACGACATCATCGTGGACTCACACCTCTCGCACTATCTGGAAGTGGAGGACGTCGTCGTCCTGCGGTGTGAACCGGGCGAACTCGAACGACGCCTTCGGCGCCGGGGTGCATCGGCGGCGAAAGCGGCGGAGAACGCGGAGAGCGAGGCGCTCGACGTTATCCTCTCCGAAGCGGTCCAGGGACATGGCGAGGACCACGTCTACGAGGTAGATACCACTGACCGGTCCCCGGAGGAGGTCGCCGAAGAGATCGAACGGATCCTCCAGGGTGACGTGCGACCCTCGGCCGGGACCGTCGACTTCACGGGATATCTATGA